One stretch of Bacteroidota bacterium DNA includes these proteins:
- a CDS encoding GNAT family N-acetyltransferase, with protein MLDIKLIKNTTDLNKTSSTDEVIDFLFIHLGQFGDTKQAIRHCLDYAFSPESGKGGFLLNAYYENKLVGVLIMNNTGMKEYIPENILVYIAVDSSCRGKGFGKEIIEKAIELTKGAMKLHVEYDNPAIRLYERLGFENKYAEMRYSAKNK; from the coding sequence ATGCTTGATATAAAGCTTATTAAAAACACAACAGATTTAAACAAAACTTCATCAACTGATGAAGTAATTGATTTTCTTTTTATTCACCTAGGACAATTTGGGGATACTAAACAAGCCATTCGGCATTGCCTTGACTATGCCTTTAGTCCAGAAAGCGGTAAAGGAGGATTTCTATTAAATGCTTACTATGAAAATAAACTTGTAGGTGTTTTAATAATGAACAACACAGGAATGAAAGAATACATTCCAGAAAATATTCTGGTATACATAGCTGTAGATTCAAGTTGCAGAGGAAAAGGATTTGGAAAAGAAATAATTGAAAAGGCTATTGAATTGACAAAAGGAGCTATGAAACTACATGTTGAGTATGATAATCCTGCTATACGATTATATGAGCGACTGGGATTTGAAAATAAATATGCAGAAATGCGATATAGCGCGAAAAACAAATAA